DNA from Salinibacterium sp. dk2585:
CCTCAGATACAGGGCCGAGGTTTCCGAGGCCGAACCCTCCGACGCTGGGGCTCTCCTCCATGAACTTGAGGTAGGCGACGATGTCAGCCTTGTCTTCGGGGGTGAGGTTCAGGTCATTGAACACCGGCATGTTCTGCGGACCCGTGACCATGGCCTCGTAGATGTGCTTCGCCTCGACGCCCATGAGGCTGGGAGCCCACTTGCCCTCCGTCAGGGCGCCGCCGGCGCCGGCGACGTTGTGGCACATGGCGCAGTTGATGCGGAACAGTTCGCCGCCGTTGGCGAGGTCAGCCTCGCCTTCGAAGAGCGACTCATCGGGCACCGCAGGCCCGGGAGCGAGCGACGCGACGTATGCAGCGAGGGCGTCGATCTGCTCATCCGTGAACTGCACCGGCTTCTGCGGAGCCTGGGGTCCCTGGGCGGCCATGGGCATGCGGCCCGTGCCGACCTGGAAGTCGACGGCGGCTGCGCCGACACCGTAGAGGCTCACGCCTGCCTCGGTTCCCTCAGCATTGAAGCCGTGGCAGGTGGCGCAGTTTGCGTCGAAGAGCGCCTGGCCCTCATCGACCAGCTGCTGGTGCACGATTGCGGTGTTGGCGGTCTCCGCAGTCGCAGTCGAGGTGAAGAGCGCGTAGGCGCCACCGGTCGTGACGAGGCCCGCGAGGATCAGCGCGACGCTCGCGAGAGGGTGGCGACGTCCTGCTCGCTTGCCACGACGATCCGTAGTGGTCGAGTCATTTCCCATGGTGCTGTGGTCTTCCCGTTCTTCGAGTTGCGGTTGCGATGACGAGGCGGCCGTGACGTGGCGCCGTCGCGACTATTTGAGGACGTAGATG
Protein-coding regions in this window:
- a CDS encoding c-type cytochrome, giving the protein MGNDSTTTDRRGKRAGRRHPLASVALILAGLVTTGGAYALFTSTATAETANTAIVHQQLVDEGQALFDANCATCHGFNAEGTEAGVSLYGVGAAAVDFQVGTGRMPMAAQGPQAPQKPVQFTDEQIDALAAYVASLAPGPAVPDESLFEGEADLANGGELFRINCAMCHNVAGAGGALTEGKWAPSLMGVEAKHIYEAMVTGPQNMPVFNDLNLTPEDKADIVAYLKFMEESPSVGGFGLGNLGPVSEGLFIWIFGLGAVVGVTVWIAARAN